A genomic stretch from Sporocytophaga myxococcoides DSM 11118 includes:
- a CDS encoding DUF2721 domain-containing protein has product MNDLTLTTPALLFPTISLLLLAYTNRYIAISNRIRALHSQYTSEQSDVIIKQIKILRQRITLIRNMQLIGIGAMVSAAFTMYLIYNGFTHLVHTVFGISLIMMLISLMLCAVEVYLSNKALLILLKDIEHLVD; this is encoded by the coding sequence ATGAACGACCTGACCTTAACAACTCCTGCACTTTTATTTCCGACTATTTCCCTTTTGCTGTTGGCATATACTAACAGATATATTGCAATCAGCAATAGAATAAGAGCATTGCATAGTCAATATACTTCCGAACAGTCTGATGTCATTATTAAACAGATTAAAATCCTTAGACAAAGAATTACCCTCATCAGAAACATGCAGCTTATAGGAATAGGAGCAATGGTTTCTGCTGCTTTTACAATGTATTTGATTTATAATGGTTTTACTCATTTAGTACATACTGTTTTTGGAATCAGTTTGATTATGATGCTCATATCTCTTATGCTTTGTGCAGTGGAAGTGTATTTATCCAATAAAGCATTACTCATTCTCCTAAAGGACATTGAGCATCTGGTAGATTAA
- a CDS encoding MarR family winged helix-turn-helix transcriptional regulator, which yields MKIEEAIKQKKFNNSQERAWVNLIYTYNQLSGQLEELFKRFDLTHQQYNVLRILRGRHPESACCGAIKEVMIDKNPDLTRLCDRLLSKGLVDRFVNEENRRQVNVGITEKGLKLLDEMEPFMKENNKIAENLTEEEANTLSDLLDKLRG from the coding sequence ATGAAAATTGAGGAGGCGATAAAGCAGAAAAAATTCAATAATAGCCAGGAAAGAGCATGGGTAAACCTTATTTATACCTACAATCAGTTAAGTGGGCAGCTTGAAGAATTATTCAAACGCTTTGACCTTACTCACCAACAGTATAATGTATTAAGAATACTACGAGGAAGACACCCTGAATCAGCTTGTTGTGGCGCTATTAAGGAAGTGATGATCGATAAAAATCCGGATTTGACAAGGCTTTGTGATAGGCTATTAAGTAAAGGACTTGTGGATCGCTTTGTGAACGAGGAAAACAGAAGGCAGGTCAATGTAGGGATTACAGAAAAGGGTCTGAAACTCCTCGATGAAATGGAGCCTTTTATGAAAGAAAACAACAAAATAGCAGAGAACCTCACTGAAGAAGAAGCTAATACTTTATCTGACCTGCTTGATAAATTAAGAGGTTAA
- a CDS encoding alkene reductase has protein sequence METTVKDILFSSAKIGGFEIKNRIVMAPMTRSRAINSIPGENVATYYAQRASAGLIITEGTAPSANGIGYARTPGIFTKEQIESWKRVTKAVHNKGGKIVVQLMHVGRIAHPANMLPGARIVAPSAVASKGEMWTDTLGMQPMPQPSELTAEEIKQTIAEFAQAAKNAIEAGFDGVELHGANGYLIEQFINPTANKRTDAYGGSAENRSRFLIETTKAVIAAIGKDKVGVRLSPYNTFNDLELYPETAETYKYLAEELNKLDILYLHLIDVLANASEEGRSLVSTIRNTFKNTLILAGGYDKASAEQALEEGRGDLVSFGRFFISNPDLPERFRKDAPLAEGNQQLFYAAGDEGYTDYTSLN, from the coding sequence ATGGAAACAACAGTAAAAGACATTTTATTTTCATCAGCCAAAATTGGCGGATTTGAAATTAAAAATAGAATTGTTATGGCTCCTATGACAAGGTCAAGAGCAATCAATTCCATTCCGGGAGAAAATGTAGCAACCTACTATGCTCAAAGAGCTTCTGCAGGACTCATCATTACAGAAGGGACTGCGCCGTCTGCTAATGGCATTGGCTATGCCAGAACTCCTGGTATTTTTACAAAAGAGCAAATTGAAAGCTGGAAGAGAGTAACAAAGGCTGTTCATAATAAAGGTGGAAAAATTGTAGTGCAATTGATGCACGTTGGTAGAATCGCACATCCGGCAAACATGTTACCAGGAGCCAGAATTGTGGCTCCATCTGCTGTTGCTTCAAAAGGTGAAATGTGGACTGACACATTGGGAATGCAGCCAATGCCTCAGCCATCAGAGCTTACTGCAGAGGAAATAAAACAGACCATCGCAGAGTTTGCTCAGGCGGCTAAAAATGCTATAGAAGCGGGATTTGACGGTGTAGAACTACATGGAGCAAATGGCTATCTGATTGAGCAGTTTATCAATCCTACAGCCAATAAGAGAACGGATGCTTATGGTGGTTCAGCTGAAAATAGAAGCCGCTTTTTAATTGAAACGACCAAAGCAGTGATTGCAGCAATAGGTAAAGATAAAGTTGGTGTCAGACTTTCTCCATACAATACATTTAACGACCTGGAGCTATATCCAGAAACTGCTGAAACTTATAAATACCTGGCTGAAGAACTAAACAAACTGGATATACTTTATCTGCACTTAATTGATGTTCTAGCAAATGCTTCAGAAGAAGGTCGTTCGTTGGTTTCAACAATAAGAAATACTTTTAAAAATACACTGATCCTTGCTGGAGGTTATGACAAAGCCAGCGCAGAACAGGCATTAGAAGAGGGTAGAGGAGATCTTGTTTCATTCGGCAGGTTCTTTATATCTAATCCTGATTTACCAGAACGTTTCAGAAAAGATGCTCCTCTTGCAGAAGGCAATCAGCAATTGTTCTATGCCGCTGGTGATGAAGGATATACTGATTATACTTCTCTAAATTAA
- a CDS encoding DNRLRE domain-containing protein, translating to MSDKSQLGNARPDGSIDTIVVKPGPEGKDAIVSSYFPEENYGNVLSLNAMISNIDRIPYVERAYIDFDLSLIPSGTSILYAELTLYADTVIKTGGYTGHSTSSAGSYGPNEWLVETVTSPWEENTISWFNAPATDVSSKINCASATTFSQSYAINVTESIARQFKYRGSAFGFLIRLRDENGARKISFCSSDYTFPKLRPELKVVYK from the coding sequence ATGTCTGATAAATCTCAGCTTGGCAACGCAAGACCGGATGGAAGCATAGATACTATTGTCGTTAAGCCTGGTCCGGAAGGGAAAGACGCTATAGTCAGTTCATACTTTCCGGAAGAAAATTATGGAAATGTTTTATCGTTAAATGCAATGATCTCTAATATAGACAGAATCCCATATGTAGAAAGAGCTTATATAGACTTTGATCTTTCTTTAATTCCATCAGGGACTTCTATATTATATGCAGAATTGACACTATATGCTGATACTGTTATAAAAACAGGAGGATATACCGGACATTCCACATCTTCTGCAGGTTCATATGGCCCCAACGAATGGCTTGTAGAAACAGTAACGTCACCATGGGAGGAAAATACTATATCCTGGTTTAATGCCCCGGCAACTGATGTTTCATCAAAAATTAACTGCGCTTCGGCCACCACATTTTCTCAGAGTTATGCAATTAATGTTACTGAGTCAATAGCCCGGCAATTTAAGTATAGAGGAAGTGCATTTGGTTTCTTAATAAGGCTGAGGGACGAAAACGGAGCTCGTAAAATAAGTTTTTGTTCTTCTGATTATACTTTTCCTAAGCTCCGGCCTGAATTAAAAGTGGTGTATAAGTAA
- a CDS encoding DNRLRE domain-containing protein, translating to MSEQMEIVNEKLTRNRLVFINKVIIFCGIILIGCTHPYCPEEDDVINEFRIKLKPGIEGKDAISMPEQFGKNFGDTSVLAYLYEDESGLNKGNGFIEFDLEQLPSDVKLKRAVLKLFIYTTDSTFLRIPLSDIINSNGWSLRAVIQPWDEHISMYSNEPLTSGAVKIQFPPNDSSFSCSIDVTQLIAKEIERPANYFGFIIVPPFEQSKYQFNYCSSDHPYSRFHPELIIDYEC from the coding sequence ATGAGTGAACAAATGGAGATTGTAAATGAAAAACTGACAAGGAATAGATTGGTGTTTATTAATAAAGTAATTATTTTTTGTGGAATAATTTTAATCGGATGTACTCATCCCTATTGTCCGGAAGAAGATGATGTAATCAATGAGTTTCGCATAAAGCTAAAGCCTGGGATTGAAGGAAAGGATGCCATTTCAATGCCGGAACAATTCGGAAAAAACTTTGGTGATACCAGTGTCTTAGCTTATTTGTATGAAGATGAAAGCGGTTTGAATAAAGGTAATGGATTTATTGAATTTGATCTTGAACAGCTTCCATCTGATGTTAAACTAAAAAGAGCTGTCTTAAAATTATTTATCTACACAACCGATTCCACTTTTCTCAGGATTCCGTTATCAGATATCATTAATTCCAATGGCTGGTCTTTGAGAGCAGTTATACAGCCATGGGACGAGCACATAAGCATGTACTCCAATGAGCCATTAACATCGGGAGCGGTGAAAATTCAATTTCCTCCCAATGATTCAAGCTTTTCATGCAGTATAGATGTCACGCAACTTATAGCAAAAGAGATTGAAAGACCTGCTAATTACTTTGGGTTTATTATTGTTCCGCCTTTTGAACAGAGTAAATACCAGTTCAATTATTGTTCATCCGATCATCCTTATAGCAGGTTTCACCCTGAGTTGATCATTGATTATGAATGTTAA
- a CDS encoding DNRLRE domain-containing protein translates to MFILKTSKCRIFNRRTRNIIGTLLFIAGIILSESCSHPICDGVRNDSTGRKQVIFQNLTLRPGTEGIDAIVISYYPETNFGNSKTLSATILGKERNRYLEKGYIDFDLSDVVPSDAKIKKSTLKLYADTVNQINKDNIPKGHYMGEYTIWNVSFVKRPWDEKNITWFNQLTIPTEELMIIDVAERNDQAFLLDVTEYVKKKVRRDPDVHGLVLDVKWMPMEGSIRFCSSDHQNNELRPALYIEYEIER, encoded by the coding sequence ATGTTTATATTAAAAACATCCAAGTGTAGAATATTTAATCGCAGAACTAGAAATATTATTGGAACGCTACTTTTTATTGCAGGTATAATTTTGTCAGAAAGTTGTTCTCACCCGATTTGTGATGGAGTAAGAAACGATAGTACAGGAAGAAAACAAGTTATCTTTCAAAATTTAACACTCCGACCAGGAACAGAAGGGATTGATGCTATAGTTATTTCATATTATCCGGAAACCAATTTTGGAAATAGTAAAACACTTAGTGCCACAATTTTGGGAAAAGAAAGAAATAGGTACTTGGAAAAAGGTTATATAGACTTTGATCTTTCTGATGTTGTTCCATCAGATGCCAAAATTAAAAAATCTACCCTTAAATTGTATGCAGACACTGTAAACCAAATTAATAAAGATAATATTCCCAAAGGACATTATATGGGCGAATATACTATATGGAATGTCAGTTTTGTTAAGAGACCCTGGGATGAAAAAAATATAACATGGTTTAATCAACTTACAATTCCAACGGAAGAATTGATGATAATTGATGTGGCAGAGCGCAATGATCAGGCTTTTCTTCTGGATGTTACAGAATACGTAAAGAAGAAGGTCAGACGGGATCCTGATGTACATGGTTTAGTACTTGATGTAAAATGGATGCCTATGGAAGGTTCCATCAGATTCTGTTCTTCAGATCATCAGAATAATGAACTTCGACCGGCGTTGTATATCGAATATGAAATTGAACGATAA
- a CDS encoding DNRLRE domain-containing protein, which translates to MIFLMNLLKLNSVIVFIILLFAGCNHPYCLIEPKEKILNLKPGAEGKDAATSIFGGIYFGNDPFLTGYYVNKNRQIYIDISYIDFDMSGIPEGAKINKAILTLYADTTAPGFNNFTSEEKNNPNLFAIQAVTQSWKEDSLDQDDRLLSSGEHRTDFPSNNPDYSCNIDITRLVQKQYQKPQYYFGFLIFMKRDYFEMLPEEKMKNMRYCSSDHPNQDLHPELAISYEK; encoded by the coding sequence ATGATTTTTTTGATGAATCTATTGAAGTTAAATAGTGTAATAGTTTTTATCATCCTTCTATTTGCAGGATGCAATCATCCATATTGTTTAATCGAACCAAAAGAAAAGATATTAAATCTCAAACCCGGTGCTGAAGGCAAAGACGCTGCAACGAGCATATTTGGTGGAATTTATTTCGGTAATGATCCTTTCCTTACCGGTTATTATGTGAATAAGAACAGGCAGATTTATATAGATATAAGTTATATCGATTTTGATATGTCCGGAATTCCTGAAGGAGCAAAGATTAATAAAGCTATACTTACTTTATATGCAGATACAACTGCTCCGGGTTTTAACAATTTTACTTCTGAGGAAAAAAATAATCCGAACTTATTTGCAATACAGGCTGTAACTCAATCATGGAAGGAGGATAGCCTGGATCAGGATGATCGTTTGTTATCATCGGGTGAACATCGAACTGATTTTCCATCCAATAATCCGGATTATTCATGTAACATAGATATTACCAGGCTGGTACAAAAACAATATCAGAAACCTCAGTATTATTTTGGTTTTTTGATTTTTATGAAACGGGATTATTTTGAAATGTTACCCGAAGAAAAAATGAAAAATATGCGGTACTGTTCCTCTGATCATCCAAATCAAGACTTACATCCTGAATTAGCAATAAGTTATGAAAAATAG
- a CDS encoding RNA polymerase sigma factor, with protein MLKEADIIKGCKEYNSVAQNALYKTYAPKMKALCVRYSSNEEEAKDLMQEGFIKVFSNIKSYNGKGSFEGWIKRIMINTAISHYKKNKNKFAVEDISLMNSKEVGSEQEEEVEEIYSEYTSEDLMKALNSLPEQYKLVFNLFCIENHSHTDIAQLLSLDEKTSRTRLFRAKKMLKDYLINLSGKRWVNSSER; from the coding sequence ATGCTGAAGGAAGCAGACATAATTAAAGGTTGTAAAGAGTATAATTCAGTTGCACAAAATGCATTATACAAAACATATGCGCCTAAAATGAAAGCTTTGTGTGTAAGATATTCATCAAATGAAGAAGAAGCAAAAGATCTGATGCAGGAAGGATTTATCAAAGTCTTTTCCAACATAAAATCATATAACGGAAAGGGGAGCTTTGAAGGGTGGATTAAAAGAATTATGATCAACACGGCTATTTCTCATTATAAAAAGAATAAAAATAAATTTGCAGTAGAAGATATTTCTCTCATGAATTCCAAAGAGGTTGGATCGGAGCAGGAAGAAGAAGTTGAAGAAATATACTCAGAATATACTTCTGAAGATTTAATGAAAGCTCTGAACAGCTTACCGGAGCAATACAAATTGGTATTTAACCTCTTCTGTATCGAAAATCATTCTCATACAGATATAGCTCAATTGTTATCCCTGGATGAAAAGACTTCGAGAACGAGGCTTTTCAGAGCCAAAAAAATGTTAAAAGATTATCTGATCAACCTGTCTGGTAAGCGGTGGGTAAATTCTTCTGAAAGGTGA
- a CDS encoding trypsin-like peptidase domain-containing protein, with amino-acid sequence MKKFIPIIFIGFASGLAGSYTYGLFRENEPIIIQASNPTNNVFANYKSQESINMTGDFVAASAQSTPSVVFIQTVGTSSQSSWFDWYFNGNSQVTSSGSGVIFSDNGYIITNNHVIEKADKIEVIHERKTYQAKVVGTDPSTDLAILKVEAEGLPAVKIGNSKNLQIGEWVLAVGNPFNLTSTVTAGIVSAKARNINVVSSQFPLESFIQTDAAINPGNSGGALVNSKGELVGINTAILSKTGSYTGYGFAVPVDIVVKVVKDLIKYGCVQKAFIGAEVSEVNTSVADKYHLKDLSGVIVTYLQKEGAAEKIGLKKGDIILKLNDIPVNTRSEFEELLAYHNPGDKIKITFKSESKQADEFVTLTNREGTTGMLVKQVTISQNLGASFETVSKVERDKLGIANGVKISGIKNGLIARMGLPEGFIITSINKVAINSPEELIEILEKIKGRVMIEGLSSNGARSYYNFYF; translated from the coding sequence ATGAAAAAGTTTATACCAATAATTTTTATTGGGTTCGCTTCCGGCTTAGCGGGCTCATATACATACGGATTGTTTCGGGAAAATGAACCCATTATTATTCAAGCCTCCAATCCAACAAATAATGTTTTTGCCAATTACAAATCTCAGGAATCTATAAACATGACCGGAGATTTTGTAGCAGCTTCCGCGCAAAGTACCCCTTCTGTTGTATTTATTCAGACTGTGGGAACCAGTAGCCAAAGCTCCTGGTTTGACTGGTATTTTAATGGTAATAGTCAAGTTACCAGCTCTGGTTCGGGAGTGATCTTTTCTGACAATGGTTATATCATTACCAACAATCATGTCATTGAAAAAGCTGATAAAATTGAAGTAATTCATGAACGAAAAACTTATCAGGCAAAGGTAGTGGGTACAGACCCAAGTACAGATTTAGCAATTCTTAAAGTAGAAGCAGAAGGACTTCCTGCTGTTAAAATTGGTAATTCTAAAAATCTACAGATTGGGGAATGGGTGCTGGCTGTAGGAAATCCATTTAATCTGACTTCTACAGTGACAGCAGGTATTGTAAGTGCCAAAGCAAGAAATATTAATGTAGTGAGCAGTCAGTTTCCATTGGAATCTTTTATCCAAACTGATGCCGCTATTAATCCTGGCAATAGTGGTGGAGCACTTGTAAACTCAAAAGGTGAATTGGTAGGAATAAATACAGCCATACTTTCTAAGACTGGTTCTTATACAGGATATGGATTTGCAGTTCCTGTTGATATTGTGGTTAAAGTAGTTAAGGATCTTATAAAATACGGATGCGTCCAAAAAGCTTTTATAGGTGCAGAAGTTTCTGAAGTAAATACTTCTGTGGCAGACAAGTATCATTTAAAAGATTTGTCAGGAGTAATTGTAACTTATCTTCAAAAAGAAGGTGCTGCTGAAAAAATTGGTTTGAAAAAAGGTGATATTATTTTAAAACTGAATGATATTCCAGTCAATACCAGAAGTGAATTTGAAGAATTGCTAGCATACCATAATCCCGGAGATAAAATAAAGATTACTTTTAAAAGTGAATCTAAACAGGCTGATGAATTTGTGACACTCACTAACAGGGAAGGAACTACGGGAATGTTAGTAAAACAAGTTACCATTTCCCAGAACCTGGGAGCTTCATTTGAGACGGTTTCAAAGGTTGAAAGAGACAAGCTTGGTATTGCAAACGGTGTTAAAATATCAGGAATTAAAAATGGACTTATTGCAAGAATGGGATTACCTGAAGGTTTTATCATCACTTCTATTAACAAGGTTGCGATCAATTCTCCTGAAGAGTTGATTGAAATATTAGAAAAGATAAAAGGAAGGGTTATGATTGAAGGGTTATCTTCAAATGGAGCAAGAAGCTACTATAACTTTTACTTTTAA
- a CDS encoding GH3 auxin-responsive promoter family protein, giving the protein MGIRAILSKPFANFVVSKQKKWASDPSGTQQKVFKYLIDKAKHTAFGKDHDFASIKTYEDFKKRVPVRDYEELKSYIKKVVDGHPDVLWPGKPLYFAKTSGTTSGIKYIPISKESIPYHISGARDALLNYVYNTGKSLFLDGKLIFLSGSPEMEMKNGIHVGRLSGIVNHHVPGYLRTNQKPSYETNCIEDWEEKLDTIIEETIDQRMTLISGIPPWVQMYFDRITAKTGKKIKDVFPDFSLFVYGGVNFEPYKAKLFESIGKKIDSVETYPASEGFIAFQDQQDSNQLLLLLNSGIFYEFIPADEYFSENPTRLNIEEVQLGVNYALIMNTNAGLWGYSIGDMIKFVSKDPYRIIVTGRIKHFISAFGEHVIGEEVETALKFAVSKHPETEVIEFTVAPQVTPKEGLPYHQWFIEFNKYPNDINAFREDLDAEMVRLNTYYDDLISGNILRKLEITPMKKGAFIDYMKSIGKLGGQNKLPRLANDRKIADQIEQFKQG; this is encoded by the coding sequence ATGGGAATCAGAGCAATATTAAGTAAGCCATTCGCTAATTTTGTAGTATCAAAACAAAAAAAGTGGGCATCCGATCCGTCAGGAACTCAGCAAAAAGTCTTTAAATACCTCATCGATAAAGCAAAACATACCGCCTTTGGTAAAGACCATGATTTTGCCAGCATAAAGACTTATGAAGATTTTAAAAAAAGAGTACCTGTAAGAGATTATGAGGAGTTAAAGTCCTATATTAAGAAGGTTGTAGACGGACATCCTGACGTACTCTGGCCAGGCAAACCTCTATATTTCGCCAAAACTTCAGGCACTACCAGTGGTATCAAGTACATTCCAATCAGCAAAGAATCCATTCCTTACCATATCAGCGGAGCAAGAGATGCTTTGTTGAATTACGTTTACAATACAGGTAAATCACTTTTTCTTGATGGAAAATTAATTTTCCTTTCCGGAAGCCCTGAAATGGAAATGAAAAACGGCATCCATGTCGGCAGACTTTCTGGTATAGTGAATCATCATGTTCCGGGTTATTTAAGAACCAATCAAAAGCCCAGTTATGAAACTAACTGCATCGAAGATTGGGAGGAAAAGCTTGATACAATTATCGAAGAAACTATAGATCAGAGAATGACTCTCATCTCTGGCATACCGCCATGGGTGCAAATGTATTTTGATCGTATAACTGCTAAAACAGGTAAGAAAATTAAAGACGTATTCCCCGATTTTTCTTTGTTTGTTTATGGTGGTGTTAATTTTGAACCATACAAAGCCAAATTATTCGAATCAATTGGTAAAAAGATAGATTCTGTAGAGACTTATCCTGCCTCTGAAGGCTTTATTGCATTCCAGGATCAGCAAGATAGCAATCAGCTTTTATTGTTGCTTAACAGTGGCATTTTTTATGAATTTATTCCAGCTGATGAGTATTTTAGTGAAAATCCTACCAGATTAAATATTGAAGAAGTGCAGTTGGGCGTTAATTACGCATTGATAATGAATACAAATGCAGGTTTGTGGGGATATTCAATTGGTGATATGATAAAATTTGTTTCCAAAGATCCTTACAGAATAATTGTCACTGGCAGGATTAAACATTTTATATCTGCATTTGGAGAACACGTGATAGGAGAGGAAGTTGAAACAGCATTAAAATTTGCTGTATCCAAACATCCGGAAACAGAGGTGATAGAGTTTACAGTAGCACCCCAAGTGACTCCAAAAGAAGGGCTTCCATATCATCAGTGGTTTATAGAATTTAATAAATATCCTAATGACATCAATGCTTTCAGAGAAGATCTCGATGCTGAGATGGTTAGGCTGAACACATATTATGACGATTTAATATCCGGAAACATTTTAAGAAAACTGGAAATCACTCCGATGAAAAAAGGAGCATTTATAGATTACATGAAATCAATAGGAAAACTTGGTGGTCAGAACAAACTTCCAAGACTGGCAAATGATCGTAAGATTGCAGACCAGATAGAACAATTTAAGCAAGGGTAA
- a CDS encoding 1-deoxy-D-xylulose-5-phosphate reductoisomerase yields MGILKKHIAILGSTGSIGTQALDVVRAHHDKFKIDVLSAENNAELLIRQCLEFKPETVVIGNAEHFQKVKSALEPANIKVYCGKDALADVVQSERIDLVLTAMVGYSGLLPTLKAIAAGKDIALANKETLVVAGELVTHAAKISKVNIYPVDSEHSAIFQCLAGEDYTKIEKIILTASGGPFRGKSLDFLKNVTRQDALKHPNWSMGAKITIDSASLMNKGLEVIEAKWLFGLESSQIEVIVHPQSIIHSLVQFNDGSMKAQMGLPDMKLPIQYALAYPERLISDFPRFNFLDYPNLTFEKPDMETFKNLKLAYEAMEKGGNMACILNAANEIAVQEFLADKINFLDIPEVVEDCMASIPFICRPTYEDFVQTDFETRQLAKRKLHKV; encoded by the coding sequence ATGGGTATTTTAAAAAAGCATATTGCAATATTAGGATCTACAGGTTCAATTGGAACACAAGCCCTGGATGTTGTCAGAGCTCATCATGATAAATTTAAAATAGATGTTCTTTCTGCAGAAAATAATGCAGAACTACTTATACGTCAATGTCTTGAGTTTAAGCCCGAAACGGTGGTAATTGGAAATGCGGAACATTTTCAAAAAGTTAAATCAGCCTTGGAGCCAGCTAATATTAAAGTGTATTGTGGTAAAGACGCACTTGCTGATGTGGTCCAGTCTGAAAGAATAGATTTGGTGTTAACTGCGATGGTGGGATATTCAGGCTTATTGCCAACACTAAAGGCAATTGCTGCAGGAAAAGACATCGCATTGGCAAATAAGGAAACACTAGTGGTTGCGGGAGAGCTGGTCACCCATGCCGCCAAGATAAGTAAGGTAAATATTTATCCTGTTGATTCAGAACATTCAGCTATTTTTCAATGTCTTGCAGGAGAGGATTATACAAAAATCGAAAAGATAATTCTAACAGCTTCAGGAGGACCATTTCGCGGAAAATCATTGGATTTTCTTAAAAATGTGACCAGGCAAGATGCTCTAAAGCATCCTAATTGGAGCATGGGAGCAAAAATAACTATAGACTCTGCCTCATTGATGAATAAAGGGTTGGAGGTGATTGAAGCCAAGTGGTTGTTTGGCCTTGAATCTTCTCAAATTGAAGTAATCGTGCATCCACAATCTATCATTCATTCTCTTGTTCAGTTTAATGACGGCTCTATGAAGGCCCAAATGGGACTGCCAGATATGAAGCTGCCAATTCAATATGCGCTTGCTTATCCTGAACGTCTCATTTCAGATTTTCCAAGATTTAATTTTCTGGATTACCCTAATCTGACTTTTGAAAAGCCAGACATGGAAACATTCAAAAATTTAAAGCTGGCTTATGAAGCGATGGAAAAAGGCGGCAATATGGCTTGTATTTTAAACGCTGCTAATGAAATCGCAGTGCAGGAATTTTTGGCAGATAAAATAAACTTCCTGGATATTCCTGAAGTTGTAGAAGATTGTATGGCCAGTATTCCATTTATTTGCAGGCCTACCTATGAAGATTTTGTTCAGACTGATTTTGAAACCAGACAACTTGCAAAAAGAAAGCTTCATAAAGTATAA